CGCGCTGCACCGGCGTCGGCTTCCCGTCGTGATCGAGCAGCGAGACCAGGGCCTCGCCCACGCCGAGTTCGGTAATGGTCTTTTCAGCGTCGATCTCGGGATTCTGCCGGAAGGTCTGGGCCGCCACCTTGACCGCCTTCTGGTCGAGGGGGGTGAAGGCGCGGAGCGCGTGCTGCACGCGATTGCCGAGCTGGCCTAAGACGGATTCGGGGATGTCGAGCGGATTTTGCGTCACGAAGTAGACGCCGACCCCCTTCGAGCGGATCAGGCGCACCACCTGCTCGATCTTCTCCAGTAGGGCCTTCGGCGCCTCCTTGAAAAGGAGGTGCGCCTCGTCGAAGAAGAAAACCAGCTTGGGCCGGTCGAGATCGCCCACCTCGGGCAGCTGCTCGAAGAGTTCGGACAAGAGCCAAAGCATGAAGGTCGTGTAGACCCTGGAGTCGGTCATCAGCTGCGTGGCGTCCAGGACGCTGATCACGCCGTTGCCGGAGAAATCCTTCTGCATCAGGTGCTCGAGGCGCAGCGTGGGCTCGCCGAAGAAGACCTCGCCGCCGGATTCGGACAACACCAGGAGCTGGCGCTGGATGGTGCCGAGGGTCTGGGGGCTGAGATTGCCGTACTCGGACTTGAGCTCCTTCGCGTTGTCGGAGACCCAAGTGAGCATGGCCTGCAGGTCCTTCAAGTCGAGGAGCAAGAGCCCATGGTCGTCGGCGATCTTGAAAACGACCTGCAGCACCCCTTCCTGCGTCTCGTTGAGGTTCAAGACGCGGCTGAGCAAGATCGGACCCATCTCGGAGACCGTGCTGCGCAGCGGGTGGCCCTTCTTGCCGTAGATATCCCAAAAGACCGTCGGGTAGGCGCGGTTTTGGTAGCCGGGGATCTGCAACTCGGCGATCCGTTCTTGGATCTTGCCGGCGGGCTGGCCGACCTGGGCCAGCCCCGAGAGATCTCCCTTGACGTCGGCCATGAAGACCGAAACTCCGGCGCGGGCGAAGTCCTCGGCGAGGCGCTGCAGGGTGACGGTCTTGCCGGTGCCGGTGGCGCCGGCGATCAGGCCGTGGCGGTTGGACATGCGCAATTCGAGCGCCGAGGGCTGTCCCTTGGCGTCCCTGCCTAAAAAGATGGGGGTCATGATCGGCTCCTTAAATCGGAAAGAGGTCGTCTAAGGCCTTCAAGGTCGCCGGCGAAAGGGCGAGCTTGAGGGCCCCCAGGTTTTCGGTCCATTGCTCGACGCGGGTCGCGCCGGTGATCACGCTGGAGACTCCGGGTTGCGCGACGGCCCAAGCCAGGGCCAGCTGGGCGCGGCTGCAACCCAGCTCGTCGGCTATCTGTTTGAAACGCTTCACCTGCGCGACGCGCTCGGGACTCAGAATCCCCTCCCGCAACCAGGCGATCTTGTCCAGGCGCGAGCCCGCCGGAATACCCGCGTCGTACTTGCCAGTGAGCAGGCCGGAGGCCAGGGGGCTCCAGACCACGAGGCCCATGCCCAGCTCGTCGGCGACCGCGCGGACGTCGCGCTCGAACTTGCGGCGCTCGACCAGGCTGTACTGCGGCTGCTCGACCTGGGGGCGGTAGAGGTTTCGCGTCTCGCAGAGGCGATGCGCCTCGCGCAGCTGCTCGCCGCTCCACTCGCTGGTCCCCCAATACAAGACCTTGCCCTGGTGGACCAGGTCGTCCATCGCGCGGGCGGTCTCCTCGAGCGGGGTCTCGGGGTCGAAGCGGTGACAGAAATAGATGTCGAGATAATCGGTGCCGATGCGCTTCAGGCTCTTCTCGACGGACTCGAGGATATGCTTGCGGGAGAGGCCGCGATCGTTGACGTCCTCGCTCATCGGCCAGAAGACCTTGCTGGAGATCACCAGCTCGTGGCGGGGGAATTCGCGCAGGACCTTGCCCATCGCCCGCTCCGACTCGCCCTTGGCGTAGATGTCGGCGATGTCGAAAAAGTTGACCCCGGCCTCGTAGGCGGCATGGATAATGTCTCGAATGGTCTTCTCGTCGGTGACGCTGCCGCCGTAGGTGGTCCAGCCGCCGAGACCGAAGGCGCTGACCTTGGCGCCGCAGCGGCCCAAGAAACGATAAGGCATGTTGGCTTGAAACATGGCGCTACCTTTCGGGTGTCGCGCTAGTGTAGCGAAATTCGCCCAGTCCCCCAATCGGAAATTATCCAAAAAGATTCAGCTGCGGGGCCGCGGGGCGGCGGAAGGCGGCAACGGAGAGTTCGGGCCCCCGATCCTTGAGGCCGGCCTTCTTCTTCCCCATCGCGAAGAGGGCCGCGACCTGCTCGGCGAAGGCCCCCTCCCCGGTCATGCGCCGGCCGAAGCGCGGGTCGTTGAGCCTCCCACCGCGCAGCGACTCGAGGCGGTGCAGGACCTTCGCCTTGCGGTCGGGGAAGTGCTCTTCCAGCCAGTTTTCGAAGAGCCCCTTGAGCCCGAAAGGGAGCCGCAACATCACGTAGCCGGCGAAACGCGCCCCGGCCCGGGCCGCGGCGTTGAGGATGGCCGGGATCTCCGAGTCGTTGAGGGCCGGGATAATCGGCGCGGTCATCACGCCGACTGGCACCCCGGCCTTGGCCAGGGCCTCGATCGCCTCGAGGCGGTGCCGCGGCGAGGAGGCCCGCGGCTCGAGCTTGCGGGCGAGCTCGGCGTCCAGGGTGGTGACGGAAACGAAGACCGCCGCCGCCCGATCGCGGGCCAGATCGGCGAGCAGGTCGAGGTCGCGGGTCACGAGGTGGTTCTTGGTCACGATCCCCACCGGGTTGCGGAACTCGGCCAAGACCTCGAGACAGGCGCGGGTCAAGCGAAGCTTCTTCTCGACGGGCTGATAGCAATCGGTGACCCCGCTCATCGCGAGGACCTTCGGCTCCCATTGAGGCGAGGCAAGCTCGCGGCGCAGCAGCGCGGGCGCGTTTTCCTTCACCATAATCTTCGTCTCGAAATCGAGGCCGGCGGAGAAGCCGAGGTATTCGTGGTAGGGCCGGGCGTAGCAGTAGACGCAGCCGTGCTCGCAGCCGCGGTAGACGTTGAGGCTGGCCTCAAAGGGGATGTCGGGGCTGTCGTTGGCAACGATCAAGGACTTGGAGCTGTCCTTGAAAAACCGCGTCTGCGGCCCGGGCGCCTCCGGGTCGTAGGCCTCGGCGTCGTCCTCCCAGGCGAGCCGCTCGAAGCGGTTGGGCGGATTCTCGGCGGCGCCGCGGCCGCGGGGGGCGGTTTTCAAAAAGTCGTTCATGGATTGCTTTCTTATCGCTTCTTTATCGTCTCGAGGGCCCGCAGCGCAAGATCCCGTGCCGCGGCGTGATCGACGATCGGGCTCGGGTAGTCCTTTCCCAAGACGACGCCGGCCTTGGCTAGGACCTCGGGGGGCGCCTCCCAGGGCCGGTGGATCCAGGCGTCGGGGAGCCGGGCCAGCTCGGGCACCCAGCGGCGAACGTAATCGGCATTCGGGTCGAACTTCTCGCCCTGCGTGCAGGGATTGAAGACGCGGAAATAGGGCGCCGCGTCCGCGCCGCAGCCGGCGGTCCACTGCCAACCGAGGCTGTTGCTGGCCAAGTCCGCATCGACCAGCGTGTCCCAAAACCAACGCGCACCCTCTTGCCAGGGGATCAGCAGGTCCTTGACCAGGAAGGAGGCGACGATCATCCGCACGCGGTTGTGCATCCAGCCGGTGGTCCAGAGCTCGCGCATCCCCGCGTCGACCAGGGGGTAGCCGGTCTTGCCTTGCTGCCATGCCCGCAGGGCCGCGGCGTCACGACGCCAGGGGAATTTTTCAAACTCGGGACGCAGCGGCTGCTCGGCGGTATGCGGGAAGTGGTAGAGGAGATGATGCGCGAACTCGCGCCAGCCCAGCTCGCGCAAGTAGCCCTCGGAGCCGCGCTGGGCGCCCGCGCGGCGGTCGTGCGCGGCGGCCTCCCGGACGGCATGCCAGACCTGGCGCGGCCCGATCTCCCCGAAATGAAGATGCGGCGAGAGCCGCGAGGTCGCGACCCGGCCGGGCTTGTCCCGATCCTCGAGGTAGTTCGACACGGCATCGGCCAAAAATCGTTGCAGCTCGCGCCGCGCCCCGGCCTCCCCGGGGCTCCAGGCCGCGCACATTCCGGTGGCCCAGTTGACCTTAGGCTCCAGCGCGAGCGCTTCGAGCTGGAGCGATGCGATCTTTTTGGAACATCCCTCGAGCCGTCTCGGCTCCGGGGCGGGGGCCGCCGGCTCGGGACGCTGCAGGCAAGACTTCCAAAAGGGCGTAAAGACTTTGTAGGGATCGCCCGACTGCGTCTTGAGCTCCCAGGGCTCGAAGAGCAGCGCGGCATTGAAGCTCTCGGCCTCGAGGTCTTCGGCGCGCAGCGACTCCTGGAGCGCGAAATCTCGGCGGATGAGCTCGCGCTCGTAGCGGCGGTTCCAGAAGACGGCGCCGGCCCCGATCTCGCGCGCGAGAGCCGCCAGGACCTGCGCCGCGGGGCCGCGCCGAATCACCAGCGGAGCACCTTTCTTCTCCAGCGCCTCAGCAAGCGCGCGCAGCGACTGGTGCAGCCACCAGCGGCTCGCCCCGCCCGGTGCCCAGGCCCCTTCCTCTTCCGGCGCCCAAACGAAGGCCGGCAGGATCGGCCCGCCGCGCCGCAGGGCGGCCTGCAGCGCGGGATTGTCCGCCAACCGCAAGTCGAGGCGGAACCACAGGATCGTCGGAGATACGCCCATCACAGCTCCACTTCCACGATGCCTTCGTCCTTGGCGCCGCCGCGCAGGCGCTCGCGGGCCTGCCGCGCCAGCCGGGCGTAGCTCTCGCGGATGCGGTCGAGATCCTGCTCCGTCAGCTCTTCCAGGTCGAGAAGGGCGTTGTGCGCCTCGCGGTTGGCGCGGATCAGCTCGTCCAGCTTGAGGTGCATGGCCTCGCTGTCCCGGTTCTGGGTGTTTTGAATCAGGAACACCATGAGGAAGGTGACGATGGTGGTGCTGGTATTGATCACCAGCTGCCAGGTGTCGCTGAAGTGGAAGACCGGCCCGGTGAGAGCCCAGGCGAGGATAATCAGGCAGGCTATCCCGAAGGCGGCGGGTTGCCCGGCGCGGCGGGCCGCGGCGGAGGCGAAGCGCGCAAAAAGGCCTTTGCGATGCATAGGGCTCCTCCTTAGAATGATGGGCGCGAGTCTACCCGTCCTCGAAAGGAATTGTCCAATGCTCCGCATCCTGGTCACGGGCGCCACCGGCTACATCGGCGGCCGCCTGGTCCCACGCCTGCTCGAGAAGGGACACTTCGTCCGTTGCCTCGCCCGCCAACCCGAAAACCTGAAGGGCCGTGCCTGGAATGGGGCGGAAATCGTCCAAGGCGACGTGCTGAAACCCGAGAGCCTGCGCGAGGCGCTGCGCGGCATCGACCTCGCCTATTACCTGGTGCACTCGATGCGCGCGGGCGAAGCGGGATTCGAGGAGCGGGACCGTCAGGCCGCCCGTAATTTCGCCGCCGCGGCTCGAGACGCGCGGGTGAAGCGCCTGATATACCTGGGAGGCCTCGGGGCCGACGAGACCTCGCTCTCGCCGCACCTGGAAAGCCGCCATGAGGTCGGGGCGCTGTTGCGCGAAGGCGGCGTCCCGGTGACGGAGTTTCGCGCCGCGATTATCGTGGGCTCGGGCAGCATCTCCTTCGAGATGATCCGCTACCTCGCGGAACGCCTCCCCGTGATGATCTGCCCGCGTTGGGTGAAGAGCCTCTGCCAGCCCATCGCCGCGCGCGACGTGCTGGCCTACCTGATCGAGGCACTCCAGCGCCCCGAGAGCGCGGGGCGGGTCTTCGAGATCGGCGGCCCCGACGTCCTGCCCTACCGCGAGATGATGCTCGGTTATGCGAGGGTCCGCGGCCTGCGCCGAAGCTTGATCGAAGTGCCGGTCCTGACGCCGCGACTCTCCTCCTATTGGGTGGATCTCGTCACACCCATCCCCGCTTCCATCTCGCGCCCCTTGATCGACGGCCTCAAACATGACGTCGTCTGCCGCGACCGCTCCGCCTTGGAAGTCTTCTCGGTCCGGCCGATGGGTTACGAGGCGGCGGTACGCCTCGCCCTGGACCGCATCAGCCAGGGACAAGTCGAGACGATCTGGTCGGGCTCCCATACCTCCTTCAAGCCCGGCTCTCCGCCGGCCTCGCGGCTGGAAAAACGGGAAGGGATGATCCTGGAGGTCCGAGAGACGGAGATTGCGGCCCCGCCCGAACGGGTCTTCGAGGTCTTTTCAGGAATCGGCGGCGAGCGGCGCTGGTTCTATGCGAATTGGGCCTGGCGGCTGCGCGGCCTGCTCGACCGCCTGGTCGGCGGCCCCGGGATG
This is a stretch of genomic DNA from Deltaproteobacteria bacterium PRO3. It encodes these proteins:
- a CDS encoding DUF853 family protein, whose translation is MTPIFLGRDAKGQPSALELRMSNRHGLIAGATGTGKTVTLQRLAEDFARAGVSVFMADVKGDLSGLAQVGQPAGKIQERIAELQIPGYQNRAYPTVFWDIYGKKGHPLRSTVSEMGPILLSRVLNLNETQEGVLQVVFKIADDHGLLLLDLKDLQAMLTWVSDNAKELKSEYGNLSPQTLGTIQRQLLVLSESGGEVFFGEPTLRLEHLMQKDFSGNGVISVLDATQLMTDSRVYTTFMLWLLSELFEQLPEVGDLDRPKLVFFFDEAHLLFKEAPKALLEKIEQVVRLIRSKGVGVYFVTQNPLDIPESVLGQLGNRVQHALRAFTPLDQKAVKVAAQTFRQNPEIDAEKTITELGVGEALVSLLDHDGKPTPVQR
- a CDS encoding aldo/keto reductase, with protein sequence MFQANMPYRFLGRCGAKVSAFGLGGWTTYGGSVTDEKTIRDIIHAAYEAGVNFFDIADIYAKGESERAMGKVLREFPRHELVISSKVFWPMSEDVNDRGLSRKHILESVEKSLKRIGTDYLDIYFCHRFDPETPLEETARAMDDLVHQGKVLYWGTSEWSGEQLREAHRLCETRNLYRPQVEQPQYSLVERRKFERDVRAVADELGMGLVVWSPLASGLLTGKYDAGIPAGSRLDKIAWLREGILSPERVAQVKRFKQIADELGCSRAQLALAWAVAQPGVSSVITGATRVEQWTENLGALKLALSPATLKALDDLFPI
- a CDS encoding PA0069 family radical SAM protein is translated as MNDFLKTAPRGRGAAENPPNRFERLAWEDDAEAYDPEAPGPQTRFFKDSSKSLIVANDSPDIPFEASLNVYRGCEHGCVYCYARPYHEYLGFSAGLDFETKIMVKENAPALLRRELASPQWEPKVLAMSGVTDCYQPVEKKLRLTRACLEVLAEFRNPVGIVTKNHLVTRDLDLLADLARDRAAAVFVSVTTLDAELARKLEPRASSPRHRLEAIEALAKAGVPVGVMTAPIIPALNDSEIPAILNAAARAGARFAGYVMLRLPFGLKGLFENWLEEHFPDRKAKVLHRLESLRGGRLNDPRFGRRMTGEGAFAEQVAALFAMGKKKAGLKDRGPELSVAAFRRPAAPQLNLFG
- a CDS encoding deoxyribodipyrimidine photo-lyase gives rise to the protein MGVSPTILWFRLDLRLADNPALQAALRRGGPILPAFVWAPEEEGAWAPGGASRWWLHQSLRALAEALEKKGAPLVIRRGPAAQVLAALAREIGAGAVFWNRRYERELIRRDFALQESLRAEDLEAESFNAALLFEPWELKTQSGDPYKVFTPFWKSCLQRPEPAAPAPEPRRLEGCSKKIASLQLEALALEPKVNWATGMCAAWSPGEAGARRELQRFLADAVSNYLEDRDKPGRVATSRLSPHLHFGEIGPRQVWHAVREAAAHDRRAGAQRGSEGYLRELGWREFAHHLLYHFPHTAEQPLRPEFEKFPWRRDAAALRAWQQGKTGYPLVDAGMRELWTTGWMHNRVRMIVASFLVKDLLIPWQEGARWFWDTLVDADLASNSLGWQWTAGCGADAAPYFRVFNPCTQGEKFDPNADYVRRWVPELARLPDAWIHRPWEAPPEVLAKAGVVLGKDYPSPIVDHAAARDLALRALETIKKR
- a CDS encoding low affinity iron permease family protein; protein product: MHRKGLFARFASAAARRAGQPAAFGIACLIILAWALTGPVFHFSDTWQLVINTSTTIVTFLMVFLIQNTQNRDSEAMHLKLDELIRANREAHNALLDLEELTEQDLDRIRESYARLARQARERLRGGAKDEGIVEVEL
- a CDS encoding SDR family oxidoreductase, whose translation is MLRILVTGATGYIGGRLVPRLLEKGHFVRCLARQPENLKGRAWNGAEIVQGDVLKPESLREALRGIDLAYYLVHSMRAGEAGFEERDRQAARNFAAAARDARVKRLIYLGGLGADETSLSPHLESRHEVGALLREGGVPVTEFRAAIIVGSGSISFEMIRYLAERLPVMICPRWVKSLCQPIAARDVLAYLIEALQRPESAGRVFEIGGPDVLPYREMMLGYARVRGLRRSLIEVPVLTPRLSSYWVDLVTPIPASISRPLIDGLKHDVVCRDRSALEVFSVRPMGYEAAVRLALDRISQGQVETIWSGSHTSFKPGSPPASRLEKREGMILEVRETEIAAPPERVFEVFSGIGGERRWFYANWAWRLRGLLDRLVGGPGMRRGRRNPDQLVPGDALDFWRVEEVLPGRLLRLRAEMKLPGRAWLQLEAEPLAGADSHSLFVQTAYFEPRGLPGLLYWYLLYPMHKAIFSGLCREIKRRSEESNNDVGPKP